One part of the Polycyclovorans algicola TG408 genome encodes these proteins:
- the rpiA gene encoding ribose-5-phosphate isomerase RpiA → MTSAKQRAAEAALAYLKPDTVLGVGTGSTVNFFIDALAAHRDRIPGAVSSSNASTERLKALGIPVLDLNDVGRISIYVDGADEADPGLHLIKGGGAALTREKIVAACADTFVCIADASKQVKALGRFPLPVEVIPMARRFVAAALRALGGDPRWREGVVTDNGNDILDVHGLAITDPVGLETQINQITGVVTVGLFAARRADVLLIGGEDEVLTLTA, encoded by the coding sequence ATGACCTCTGCCAAGCAACGCGCCGCTGAAGCCGCGCTCGCCTACCTCAAGCCCGACACCGTGCTCGGGGTCGGCACCGGCTCCACCGTGAATTTCTTCATCGACGCCTTGGCCGCCCATCGGGACCGTATTCCTGGCGCGGTGTCCTCATCCAACGCCAGCACCGAGCGTTTGAAAGCGCTGGGCATTCCGGTGCTGGATCTGAACGATGTGGGCCGCATTTCAATCTACGTCGATGGCGCTGACGAGGCCGACCCTGGCCTGCACCTGATCAAGGGCGGCGGCGCGGCACTGACGCGCGAGAAAATCGTCGCCGCCTGCGCCGACACCTTCGTCTGCATCGCCGATGCCAGCAAACAGGTCAAGGCGCTGGGCCGCTTCCCGCTGCCGGTGGAAGTGATTCCCATGGCCCGGCGCTTTGTGGCCGCCGCCTTGCGCGCGCTCGGCGGTGACCCGCGCTGGCGCGAGGGCGTGGTCACCGACAACGGCAACGACATTCTCGACGTGCACGGGCTGGCGATTACCGATCCGGTGGGGCTGGAAACGCAGATCAACCAGATCACCGGCGTCGTCACCGTCGGGTTGTTTGCGGCGCGCAGGGCAGATGTCTTGCTGATTGGCGGGGAAGATGAAGTCCTGACCCTCACCGCCTGA
- a CDS encoding YggS family pyridoxal phosphate-dependent enzyme, whose protein sequence is MHLACDLAGRDARAVQLVAVSKTRSTDEVRALAETGQTAFGENYLQEALGKMEALADLPLQWHFIGPLQSNKTREIAARFDWVHGIDRLKIAQRLSDQRPDDLPPLSVCVQVNVSGEDSKSGCNLEDLPALATAVHDLPRLKLRGLMAIPAPVADGADPAAPFITLRDAFNALYANGLPLDTLSMGMSDDFETAIAHGATLVRIGTALFGPRTPKTSP, encoded by the coding sequence ATGCACCTCGCCTGCGACCTTGCCGGGCGTGACGCGCGCGCCGTGCAGTTGGTTGCGGTATCAAAAACCCGCAGCACGGACGAGGTGCGCGCACTGGCCGAAACCGGCCAGACCGCGTTCGGTGAAAACTACCTGCAAGAGGCGCTGGGCAAGATGGAGGCGCTGGCCGATTTGCCGCTGCAATGGCATTTCATCGGCCCCCTCCAGTCCAACAAGACCCGCGAAATTGCGGCCCGTTTCGACTGGGTGCACGGTATCGACCGTCTCAAGATCGCGCAGCGCCTCAGCGACCAGCGCCCCGACGACCTGCCGCCGCTGTCGGTGTGCGTGCAGGTGAATGTGTCGGGCGAAGACAGCAAGTCAGGTTGCAACCTTGAGGACCTGCCGGCACTGGCCACCGCTGTCCACGACCTGCCCCGGCTTAAATTGCGCGGCCTGATGGCCATTCCCGCCCCGGTCGCAGATGGCGCCGATCCCGCCGCACCCTTCATCACCCTGCGCGACGCGTTCAACGCGCTGTACGCCAACGGCCTGCCACTCGACACCCTGTCGATGGGCATGTCCGACGATTTCGAAACCGCCATCGCCCATGGCGCCACCCTGGTCCGCATCGGCACTGCGCTGTTCGGCCCCCGCACTCCCAAGACCTCGCCATGA
- a CDS encoding type IV pilus twitching motility protein PilT has translation MDIAQLLTFGVKQGASDLHLSAGVEPMIRVDGDVKRINLPALDHKQVHDMVYDIMNDRQRKAWDEHLETDFSFEIPGLARFRVNAFNQSRGAGAVFRTIPSKILSLEDLQCPPIFKDLADLPRGLILVTGPTGSGKSTTLAAIVNHKNETDYGHILTIEDPIEFVHPPKKCLINQREVHRDTHGFAESLRSALREDPDTILVGELRDLETIRLALSAAETGHLVLGTLHTSSAAKTVDRIVDVFPGAEKDMVRTMLSEGLRAVISQSLLKKKGGGRIAAHEIMIATPAIRNLIRENKIAQMYSAIQTGQKDGSQTLEQCLRDLVKRGLVSAEEARRKSNKPLDI, from the coding sequence ATGGACATTGCGCAATTACTGACATTCGGCGTCAAGCAGGGCGCATCAGACCTGCACCTGTCGGCCGGCGTCGAGCCGATGATCCGCGTCGATGGCGACGTCAAGCGCATCAACCTGCCGGCACTGGACCACAAGCAGGTCCACGACATGGTCTACGACATCATGAATGACCGGCAGCGCAAGGCCTGGGACGAACATCTTGAAACCGATTTCTCGTTCGAGATTCCCGGCCTCGCGCGCTTTCGTGTCAACGCCTTCAACCAGTCGCGCGGCGCCGGGGCGGTGTTTCGCACCATCCCGTCGAAAATCCTCAGTCTGGAAGACCTGCAATGCCCGCCCATCTTCAAGGACCTGGCTGACTTGCCGCGTGGGTTGATTCTGGTCACCGGCCCGACCGGCTCGGGCAAGTCGACAACCTTGGCGGCGATTGTGAATCACAAGAACGAGACCGATTACGGGCACATTCTCACCATTGAGGACCCGATCGAGTTCGTTCACCCACCCAAAAAATGTCTGATCAACCAGCGCGAGGTCCACCGCGACACCCACGGCTTTGCCGAGTCGCTGCGCTCGGCGCTGCGCGAAGACCCCGACACCATTCTGGTGGGCGAGTTGCGTGACCTTGAAACCATTCGCCTCGCCCTGTCAGCCGCCGAAACCGGGCACCTGGTCCTGGGCACCCTCCATACCAGCTCGGCGGCCAAGACCGTGGATCGCATCGTCGACGTGTTCCCCGGCGCCGAAAAAGACATGGTGCGCACCATGCTCTCGGAAGGTCTGCGCGCGGTGATCTCGCAAAGCCTGCTGAAGAAGAAGGGCGGCGGCCGCATCGCTGCGCACGAGATCATGATTGCCACACCGGCCATTCGAAACCTGATCCGCGAAAACAAGATTGCGCAAATGTACTCGGCCATCCAGACCGGCCAGAAGGACGGCTCGCAGACCTTAGAGCAGTGCCTGCGTGACCTGGTGAAGCGCGGGCTGGTCAGCGCCGAAGAAGCGCGGCGCAAGTCGAACAAACCCCTCGATATCTGA
- a CDS encoding PilT/PilU family type 4a pilus ATPase, which produces MERDQAIRLMQQLLALMNEKGGSDLFITAGYPPAIKLNGQMTPVSDKPLPADASAMLLRGLMNDRQTKEFESTNECNFAISPPGLGRFRVNAFVQQGRVGGVLRTIQTDIPTFEQLKLPKQLKDIVMSQRGLVLMVGGTGSGKSTSLAAMLGHRNAESRGHIVTIEDPVEYVHPHGGCVVTQREVGADTLSWDAALKNTLRQAPDVILIGEIRTRETMEYAINFAETGHLVLSTLHANSANQAMDRVINFFPEEKRSQLLMDLSFNLRAIISQRLVRREAGGRSAAIEIMLNSPLIADLIFKGEIHELKAVMGRSREQGMITFDQALFELFETGEISYEEAVRNADSQNELRLNVKLNSTRQRQNLLEDAGVNSLTMREEERATQVPGRSRP; this is translated from the coding sequence ATGGAACGTGACCAGGCGATCCGTCTGATGCAGCAACTGCTGGCCCTGATGAACGAGAAAGGGGGTTCCGACCTGTTCATCACGGCCGGGTACCCGCCCGCGATCAAGCTCAACGGCCAGATGACGCCGGTGAGCGACAAGCCGCTGCCGGCCGACGCCTCAGCGATGCTGCTGCGCGGCCTGATGAACGACCGGCAGACCAAGGAATTCGAATCCACCAACGAGTGCAACTTCGCCATTTCGCCGCCGGGGCTGGGGCGCTTTCGCGTCAACGCCTTCGTCCAGCAGGGCCGGGTGGGCGGCGTGCTGCGCACGATCCAGACCGATATCCCGACCTTTGAGCAACTCAAACTGCCGAAGCAGCTCAAGGACATCGTCATGTCGCAGCGCGGCCTGGTGCTGATGGTGGGCGGCACGGGCTCGGGCAAGTCGACCTCGCTGGCCGCCATGCTCGGCCATCGCAATGCCGAGTCACGCGGCCACATCGTCACCATTGAAGACCCGGTGGAATACGTGCATCCGCACGGCGGTTGTGTGGTGACGCAGCGTGAAGTCGGTGCCGACACCCTCAGTTGGGATGCGGCGCTTAAGAACACCCTGCGCCAGGCGCCGGACGTGATTTTGATTGGCGAAATCCGCACCCGCGAGACCATGGAATACGCCATCAATTTCGCCGAGACCGGGCACTTGGTGCTGTCGACCCTGCATGCCAACAGCGCCAACCAGGCGATGGACCGGGTGATCAACTTCTTCCCGGAAGAGAAGCGCTCGCAACTGCTGATGGACCTGTCGTTCAACCTGCGCGCGATCATTTCGCAGCGCCTGGTGCGGCGCGAAGCGGGCGGGCGCTCGGCGGCCATCGAGATCATGCTGAACTCACCGCTGATTGCCGACCTGATCTTCAAGGGCGAAATCCACGAACTGAAAGCGGTGATGGGACGCTCGCGCGAGCAGGGCATGATCACGTTTGATCAGGCGCTGTTCGAGCTGTTCGAGACGGGTGAGATCAGCTACGAAGAGGCGGTGCGCAATGCTGACAGCCAGAACGAGCTGCGGTTGAACGTCAAGCTCAACTCGACGCGGCAGCGGCAGAATCTGCTTGAGGATGCCGGCGTCAACAGCCTGACCATGCGCGAAGAAGAGCGGGCCACACAGGTGCCGGGGCGCTCGCGCCCATGA